The following coding sequences are from one Oncorhynchus clarkii lewisi isolate Uvic-CL-2024 chromosome 20, UVic_Ocla_1.0, whole genome shotgun sequence window:
- the LOC139376733 gene encoding NADPH oxidase organizer 1b → MSDMGDQMRYAISVRIIGVMHKEASKIKMFMTSVLWSDESEVIVYRSLLDFKEFHRQLKKRFPLENPFRKRDRVIPKFRAIAMRRKIQKKDPSWSMRRMNLLENYCSELLRCDPVVSCSSEVTQFFMPKDHDLQADFTKNSVMILPSGDGLEDMSGQRLSLGNVTHPFVSQSYCCVGPYNTKDTKNRPFKVALDERLDVLIKDPAGWWLVENEDKQLAWFPAPYLEMCEAEKDGGELDGIPLGGTLYCAVRSYSTKKHDEVPVPIGSVVEVLRKSDDGWWLIRYKGRTGYSPSMYLQPYNNPRAGLHNLQRKLHSSSLNLATHMDSSTLNLASSRDSQSGNCYPPTLYEETGLQQHTSTQPRNDPYRASCLQKTRSLELLSETRPDMAVPPSQREREDLESNPDPAIRKSSISWTKSSNSDISSSGRNVRTSSSSCSEEDPQSPPNSPRSSPQLREPNNGCSIPEKSLSSSPISRSETGSCKMPTTAPRVPPRPRAQEILTRCTTMTRKAALASRGRLFSLQDPVQTH, encoded by the exons ATGTCAGAcatgggagaccagatgcgctaTGCCATCAGTGTCCGGATTATTGGAGTGATGCATAAAGAGGCATCTAAAATCAAG ATGTTTATGACCTctgttctgtggtctgatgagagtGAAGTCATTGTCTACAGATCATTATTGGATTTTAAGGAGTTTCAC AGGCAATTGAAGAAGAGGTTTCCCCTTGAGAATCCTTTCcgcaagagagacagagtgattcCCAAATTCAGAG CCATAGCTATGAGGAGAAAGATCCAGAAGAAGGATCCTAGTTGGTCAATGCGTCGGATGAATTTACTGGAAAACTACTGTAGCGAGCTGCTCAGGTGTGACCCCGTGGTGAGCTGCAGTTCAGAGGTCACCCAGTTCTTCATGCCCAAAGACCACGACCTGCAGGCAGACTTCACCAAAAACAG CGTCATGATCCTACCATCGGGGGATGGGCTGGAGGACATGAGCGGGCAGCGTCTGAGCCTGGGCAATGTGACACACCCTTTTGTGAGCCAGTCTTACTGCTGTGTGGGGCCCTACAACACCAAGGACACTAAGAACAGGCCCTTTAAAGTGGCCTTGGATGAGAGGCTGGATGTGCTCATCAAAGACCCAGCAG GCTGGTGGCTGGTGGAGAACGAGGACAAACAGTTGGCCTGGTTCCCTGCTCCTTACCTAGAGATGTGTGAGGCAGAGAAGGATGGAGGTGAATTGGATGGAATTCCCTTGGGGG GAACTCTCTACTGCGCTGTGAGGAGTTACTCCACTAAGAAGCATGACGAGGTGCCTGTTCCTATTGGCTCTGTGGTCGAGGTGCTGAGGAAATCAGACGACGGATGGTGGCTCATCAG GTATAAAGGCAGAACGGGCTACTCTCCCTCCATGTACCTGCAGCCTTACAACAACCCACGTGCTGGCCTCCACAACCTGCAGAGAAAGCTGCACAGCTCCTCTCTCAATCTGGCAACCCACATGGACAGCTCTACTCTCAACTTGGCATCCAGCAGAGACAGCCAATCTGGCAACTGTTACCCACCCACACTGTATGAGGAGACAGGGCTGCAACAGCACACATCAACCCAGCCCAGGAATGATCCGTACCGGGCCTCCTGTCTCCAGAAGACCCGCTCTCTGGAGCTCCTGTCTGAGACCCGTCCCGACATGGCCGTCCCTCCatcccaaagagagagagaagaccttgAGTCAAATCCGGATCCAGCAATCCGCAAGAGCAGCATCAGCTGGACCAAGTCCTCCAACTCTGACATCAGCTCGTCAGGCCGGAATGTCAGGACGTCTTCTTCCAGCTGCAGTGAGGAGGATCCCCAGAGCCCCCCAAACAGCCCCAGGTCTTCACCCCAGCTAAGGGAGCCTAACAATGGCTGCAGCATCCCAGAAAAGAGTCTGTCAtccagccctatctccaggtctgAGACTGGGTCCTGTAAGATGCCCACCACTGCACCCAGGGTGCCCCCGCGACCCAGAGCCCAGGAGATCCTGACCCGGTGTACCACCATGACCCGCAAGGCTGCCTTGGCCTCCAGAGGGAGACTGTTCTCCCTGCAGGACCCTGTCCAGACCCACTAG